One stretch of Clavibacter michiganensis DNA includes these proteins:
- a CDS encoding DUF305 domain-containing protein: MGYRNRIAAATTALVIAAALAGCSTPPRTPEDAASPSADAAAPSETESQGWNRADLSFAEEMGDHAAGSVELAVAALQVRDLPPGAQELAAQIRDEQGPQARTLAQLAEEWSGEEGGSGATGTEDHDEAGGVSASSGSEDGSAGGTASGAASEADIEAMSDTAFDSELQVLKASSGTDAGRLFLQGMIARHQAAIALADGEAQLGTSTEALELAGAMSASQGDQLTKMRALLASYGG, encoded by the coding sequence ATGGGATACCGCAACCGCATCGCCGCCGCCACGACCGCCCTCGTCATCGCCGCCGCGCTCGCCGGCTGCTCGACGCCCCCGCGCACGCCCGAGGATGCCGCCAGCCCCAGCGCCGACGCGGCCGCGCCCTCCGAGACGGAGTCGCAGGGCTGGAACCGCGCCGACCTCTCCTTCGCCGAGGAGATGGGCGACCACGCCGCCGGATCCGTCGAGCTCGCCGTGGCCGCGCTGCAGGTGCGCGACCTGCCGCCGGGTGCGCAGGAGTTGGCCGCGCAGATCCGCGACGAGCAGGGCCCGCAGGCCAGGACGCTCGCGCAGCTCGCCGAGGAGTGGTCGGGCGAGGAGGGCGGATCCGGCGCCACCGGCACCGAGGACCACGACGAGGCGGGCGGGGTCTCGGCCAGCAGCGGATCCGAGGACGGCAGCGCCGGCGGCACCGCGAGCGGCGCCGCGTCCGAGGCCGACATCGAGGCCATGAGCGACACCGCGTTCGACTCCGAGCTGCAGGTGCTCAAGGCGTCGAGCGGCACGGACGCGGGCCGGCTCTTCCTTCAGGGGATGATCGCCCGGCACCAGGCCGCGATCGCGCTGGCCGACGGGGAGGCGCAGCTCGGCACCTCGACGGAGGCGCTCGAGCTGGCGGGCGCCATGTCGGCGTCGCAGGGCGACCAGCTCACCAAGATGCGCGCGCTGCTGGCGTCGTACGGGGGCTGA